A stretch of the Candidatus Neomarinimicrobiota bacterium genome encodes the following:
- a CDS encoding VCBS repeat-containing protein produces MKVFSIYAIARRWIQYFFFILIFGTLQTVFTQAFGQWEKTIIDDDINLAVSIDVQDLDGDNNLDLIVTNALGAEIVLYQNDYPIWNKTIIDDVTATFAYCGDIDSDDTLDVVAMVYFEGRLVWYENNYPVWTQHTIDPNTDHGDFIVVADFNNDDKPDVVIAGDYVDGGDVVWYENNFPDWTKHVIESGSSKYPSLNVCDIDGDGLLDVVATMEEENKVVWFQNENDGLSWTKYIIDDSMMGAFGINSGDIDGDDLPEIVATSRTADIVAWYERQDTTWTKNVIDANFTGANIPDFADVDGDDTLDVIVTGLGNKVVWYENNHPSWPQHIIDPDIEAPRLFVYTDVDGDDSDELIVAAGECVAWYANPYNSATAVVSDIAPTRHVLLQNYPNPFNPVTTISYNILAAAEVSLSVHDINGKTVSILADTHQQAGAYKIRWDGTDDSGIPVSTGVYFCRLQAESYSKTIKIVHLK; encoded by the coding sequence ATGAAAGTTTTTTCGATATATGCAATAGCCAGGCGTTGGATTCAATACTTCTTTTTTATCCTGATATTTGGAACACTGCAAACTGTTTTTACGCAAGCTTTCGGGCAGTGGGAAAAAACCATTATTGATGATGACATCAATTTAGCTGTTTCTATTGATGTTCAGGATTTGGACGGTGATAATAATCTGGATTTGATTGTGACAAATGCCCTGGGAGCTGAAATTGTGTTGTACCAGAATGATTATCCAATCTGGAATAAAACTATTATCGATGATGTTACGGCTACTTTTGCGTATTGTGGCGATATAGACAGTGATGATACACTGGATGTCGTAGCTATGGTATACTTTGAGGGGCGCTTAGTATGGTATGAGAATAATTACCCGGTCTGGACTCAACATACTATCGATCCGAATACGGACCATGGTGATTTTATCGTGGTTGCCGATTTTAACAACGATGACAAACCTGATGTGGTAATAGCGGGTGATTATGTTGATGGTGGTGACGTCGTCTGGTATGAGAATAATTTTCCTGACTGGACGAAACATGTCATCGAATCAGGTTCAAGTAAGTATCCATCTCTAAATGTCTGTGATATTGACGGAGATGGACTCCTTGATGTAGTTGCCACAATGGAGGAAGAAAATAAAGTTGTCTGGTTTCAGAACGAAAACGATGGGCTATCGTGGACCAAGTATATAATCGATGATAGTATGATGGGGGCTTTCGGTATAAACAGTGGTGACATTGATGGTGATGATTTACCCGAAATAGTGGCTACATCACGTACTGCGGATATTGTTGCATGGTACGAGAGACAGGACACGACGTGGACAAAAAATGTAATTGATGCAAATTTTACAGGGGCCAACATACCGGATTTTGCTGATGTTGATGGTGATGATACACTGGATGTAATTGTTACAGGACTCGGCAATAAAGTGGTATGGTATGAAAATAACCACCCCTCCTGGCCGCAACATATCATAGATCCAGATATAGAAGCACCCAGATTATTCGTTTATACGGATGTTGATGGAGATGATTCAGATGAATTGATAGTAGCAGCTGGAGAATGTGTGGCATGGTATGCGAATCCTTATAATTCTGCAACAGCGGTGGTTTCAGATATCGCACCAACCCGTCATGTACTTTTGCAGAATTATCCCAATCCCTTTAATCCAGTCACAACAATTAGCTACAACATTCTTGCTGCTGCTGAGGTAAGTCTAAGCGTGCATGACATAAATGGAAAGACCGTAAGCATACTTGCTGACACTCACCAACAAGCCGGCGCTTACAAAATCCGCTGGGATGGCACCGATGATTCAGGGATACCAGTGAGTACAGGAGTGTATTTCTGTCGACTACAGGCAGAATCTTATAGCAAAACCATTAAGATCGTACATCTCAAATAG
- a CDS encoding T9SS type A sorting domain-containing protein, with product MDKRLCLIVIMVLLIWFESVLGHESWNTTLVGYCGPDTSLDVDINGSYAYVVDGSRGLHILDISDPTISAEIGFCSISGWAWDVTLEGNYAYVLTENSGLRIIDVSDPTSPTESGFIDVDSIQAMALEGDYTYLVFDSLLITVNISDPSGPGELVYHNFPPDHDELDILGVNVSGNYIYVSFYFCMLVLDMSDPTDPEEVQHLSGYDLYSFDKCVALSSTHAYMTYKSDLGGSCSFLSIDINDPVNASILESIELDSLYYKPDDIAVSDNYAYVLNTWDGLRIIDISAPSIPVDCGSYNSDSGPYNPDNRSRVAISGEHIFVAGGVEGTDGPGGVYIIRNDLAVVTSDEAYSIPQFYSLEQNYPNPFNPVTSIRYDLPEQSTVSLIIYDIRGHEMVTLGNAEKPPGNYNVQWNGRDELGKQLSTGVYFCRMAAGNFSQTIKMVYLR from the coding sequence ATGGATAAGAGACTATGCCTGATAGTAATTATGGTCTTACTCATATGGTTTGAATCAGTGCTGGGGCATGAGAGTTGGAATACCACCCTGGTCGGATATTGTGGTCCTGATACATCGCTGGATGTAGATATAAATGGATCGTATGCATATGTGGTTGATGGATCACGTGGACTACACATCCTAGATATAAGTGATCCGACCATTTCCGCGGAGATTGGATTTTGTTCTATTTCAGGCTGGGCTTGGGATGTTACACTCGAGGGCAATTATGCTTATGTTTTGACTGAAAATTCGGGTCTTCGAATCATCGATGTATCAGATCCAACAAGTCCTACTGAGAGTGGATTTATTGATGTCGATTCCATCCAGGCTATGGCTCTTGAAGGTGACTATACCTATTTAGTATTTGATAGTTTATTGATAACGGTCAACATTTCGGATCCTTCCGGTCCAGGTGAACTTGTGTATCATAATTTTCCTCCCGACCATGATGAACTCGACATTTTGGGTGTTAATGTGAGTGGCAATTATATCTATGTTTCATTTTATTTCTGCATGCTTGTTCTCGATATGTCTGATCCCACCGATCCAGAGGAAGTTCAACACTTATCCGGGTATGATTTGTATAGCTTTGACAAATGTGTCGCTTTGAGCAGCACACATGCGTACATGACCTACAAGAGTGATCTTGGTGGTTCTTGTTCCTTCTTATCAATAGATATTAATGATCCGGTAAATGCTTCCATTTTAGAGAGCATAGAGTTGGACAGCCTCTATTACAAACCAGATGACATAGCAGTCAGCGACAATTATGCTTATGTGTTGAATACCTGGGACGGTTTGCGAATAATAGATATTTCAGCTCCTTCTATTCCAGTGGACTGTGGCTCATATAATTCAGATAGTGGTCCCTACAATCCTGATAATAGATCCAGAGTTGCCATAAGCGGTGAGCACATATTTGTGGCAGGTGGGGTCGAGGGGACGGATGGACCGGGTGGGGTGTATATCATCCGGAATGACTTAGCTGTGGTAACCAGCGATGAAGCTTATTCAATACCTCAGTTTTATTCCCTTGAACAAAACTACCCCAATCCCTTCAATCCAGTTACAAGCATCAGGTATGATTTACCAGAACAATCCACGGTCAGTCTCATCATCTATGACATACGTGGTCATGAGATGGTAACACTGGGGAATGCTGAAAAACCTCCTGGCAATTACAATGTACAGTGGAACGGAAGGGATGAGTTAGGTAAGCAATTGAGTACTGGCGTGTATTTCTGTCGAATGGCAGCTGGTAATTTTAGTCAAACTATTAAAATGGTTTACTTACGATGA